acttATGCAAATGTTAAATCAttatgtagtacacctgaaactaacacaatattgtacattgactatttcaattaaaaaaatttaaaatctataaacaactttcaatttttatgtagtcaaattTGTTTATCCTTCTCTTTTagatttctttccttgtttttatgAATAAAGTCCTTCCCCTTGAGTCTATTAATGGATGTtcaattatattttcttctggtttcttttttcataatttcatttttcacatcTTAATTTTTATCTATCTGGAATGTATTTGATACATAGCATTCAGTATGAGGATCtaacttaattttcttaataattaAGCAGCTGTCCCAGctattaataaataattatttttctactgATTTTGTTGCTACATCTGTAATTCCCTAAACTCATTTACACAAAAACTCTTAGTTTTGATTTTTTGGTCAACACGTGCTtgataaataaaaaacattttttccccaaaaatatCTTCTTGCAAAATTAAGAGTATATCTTATACACAGAACCGTTAGCAATTACATTCCTTTTGGAAAGTCTCACCATATCTATACATTTTGGCACCTGATCCAGATAGGACAATTTACCTAAGTCAAGCAGTATCCCACCTCCTCTTAGGACCCCTCCCCTCAATACTGACTGATAAATCATTCTGATTGTCATTCATAATGCCCTTTTAGCTTTAAACTATAAACACATGTGACTAGTTCATCCTCAAATACTTGTCATCTGGCTTAATTAATCCATCTGTGGTtacctgtttgtttttgtttttttttaaatgtgaagggGCTTATCCTTTTACGGGTAATGGTAAATCCgtaccatttactgagcatccaATATAGTTTTGTTTAGTCTCCATACCATTTTCTGATGTAGGTAGCATTATccctattttaaaaactgagagaggggaaggatacagctaagtggtagagctcatCCTTGGCatatgcaaggtcctgggttcaatccccagtacctccattaaaaataaataaatgaataataaacaaaccaaccaacctgaTCCCCCCCGCAAAAAAATATCTAAAACTGAGGAATGTGTGGTTCACAGAGGCTAAGTAGCCCACCTTATCTCACAAGGCTAGTTCCCAGCAGAACTAAGGGGTTTGGCTGACTTTAAAAGCTATACTCTCTACACTAACAGCTGCCTTTGTCTTTCAGACTGTTTTTTCTTTGGGTAGTTCCCTTTGACTGCAGAGATATGGGACTTTGTTCTCCTCTGAATACACCGCTGATATTCATGATCTGCTTGTTTGCTCAAGATGGTCTAtccggggagggtatagctcaagtggcagagtgcatgcttagcatgcatgaggtcctgggttccatccccagtaccacctccaaaaataaataaacctaatccacctccccccaaaaagatgaTCTATCTCTCTATGGggttgaaataaaatttattcctGTCACCTACAAATAAATACCTAAGTCTATGGATTAAAacctttccattaaaaaaaaaactctatttgAGGATTCAATGTTGTAAGAGCACATTATTTATAAGAATTCTTAAAGATAAATTGTTAAAATCATACTACAGAGTTCAACACTTTAAATGCACAATAAAATTTCCTTAGAAATGCTATTCACTTACACTGACGGCATTAATATCTGACACATGTCCAGTGAAAGACTGTCTACACATTCCATCGCGAATATCCCATAATTTGGAAGAGGCATCACAAGCACCAGAAACAAAAGTCCTCATGTCGGGACTCAGAGAAAGACTCATCACGTCTCCAGAATGCCCAGTGAATATAGTGGTCTGCTGGGCAGTTTCAATGTCCCATAAAGCACTATAatcaaaaggaaatagaaataattaatgactgttaATGACTATTCGTTTCTAATACCACCCTCAACCCCCAAATCAGTATTCTTCTGGAATAAACTTACCAAGTTGTATCTCCCGAACTCGTAACAATTTGGCTGTCATCTAAAAAACGACAGCAGGACAAGTAGCCTACAGCACAGAGAGTAACAAATTTTAGGTCATTACTAATTAATTCAATTACCGTATGAAatagtaatatatttttaaaaatacaatacctAGACAACAAGTGTTTGTTAGTGTAATCTATAGTTCTACTTATAATTACCTCAAACTCTCTGTTATCTGCAACTAAATTTTATCAACAAACTCTCTCAGGTATTTACTATGTCAATGACATCATGGTGGGCCCTCTGACAGTTACAAGCTTGAAACTTGAGAAAATCACAGTCCCTTCCACCTACTACAATTatctaagagagagagagatacttcTTAATACAAATATCTGTAATCTATAGCAGACTTGGTTAAGTACTCTGGAAAACTACTTTAAAAGCTTCAGTGAAGGCTTCATGAAAAAGGTGGCATTCAAATGCTCAGAATTCAGCAGTTTCAAAATATGGAAATGGCAGGAAAACACCATTATAGAGATCTTTGTAAAAAGCATAGCCAAATAATATTTCCAAGAATCCAGAGAGGCTGAAACCTGATGAGTATCAATAAATTCCTAACGAACACTGCTAACCAAATACTACTGAACTATAGTGTACACACCAGCAAATAAAGCAATCACACAGCGGAAAATACTTCATAAGTGTATCTTAATAACATGTTTTCAACTACATAATTAAGTGCTCGTGCCAAAATCTCATAATTGTTGTATGGTTATATGCagagaatacagaaaattatatttgctttcttatatttttcattattgtttgaattttttgcaatatatttacaatttttaaaaaaatagtgctATTTTTGAAAGAGTTATGACCATCACTGGTATAATTATAAAAAGTCAGTATTTCCCTGATTGATGGTACTTTCTACTCTCAGCTGACTCACATTCATCCTTTGCCCAACTGAGCCCACTCGGTCACGCCTTCTCCGCCACCGGCTCATTCTTCAGGAGGAGTCAGGTTTGGGAGGAAAGGACACTATGCAGTGAAGCTCACCTGTGTGACCCGGTAACTCTCGGCTCACTCTCACATTTCCTTCTCTGGTTTTTAAGTTATATATAGAGCAGATGTTGTCCAGTCCTCCACAAGCAACGTAATTACCAGAGGGAGCATAAGCACAGGTCATCACCCAGGAGGACCTCAAAGGAATAGCATGCATCTGCAGGACAAACGCAGTGCACAGGAACTATTACTAAGCGAAGATTACAAAATCAGTCATTAATTTTTCAAACCTATTTACAGTGAAGCAAAGACTACTAAAAATTAAATGTACCTTAAAAAATAAGCCAAGTAACATAAAGAATGCAATGgcttgagagaaaaataaaaaataaaatactaatgcATACTAAAATGCCTCTTATTTTTCCTGTATTATTATCAAATCATTCAgatttaagtgcttttttcagaAAGTATTCTTTTAAGAACAAGAACATAGGATGCTTCAATGCTAATGTAGCCATTTGAAGAATTAAGTATAAAATGttaaagaatttaataaaattctTTGTTTCTGCAGTAGTGCTCAAAAGAGGAAGAATTTCCTCCAACATAACACTGAACAATACAAGTAAGGAAGTTGACCAGAGTGATTCTCCCACAGAGATGGCACTACATCCTTCCAATAACACAACGGTAATATTTTGCACTGATCTACACACACCATTCTCTGGTGCCTTATTACCCAAAACCAATCATTTGCAGGTCGGGTTGCAAAATTTAAGGTGTATGGGAACAGTAAGGCTAAATGGTCCACACAAAGAATCAACACATCATGTGAGTACTACTGTGCTCTCACTAACCTCTAAAAGAAATTTTTTCAatgcaatttttttgttttaggaaaataCAGTTGATAGACACATGCTCAATGCCGACTAGTATCAACAAACTGTTATATTACAAATCTGTCTTAGCTAGCTTTAAATTCTTAACTAGGCTGAAGTTACTGTTTATTTCACAAAATAAattcttctaaatatttaataaatcttAATAAAAAACAGTGGTATAAGTGTATACAGAATCTAAAAGTACTTGACTCGTGAGAGTCTTCCTGGAGCCTTTCCACTACCTCTCAGCATGTCTACATCAGGGGTTCTTTCTAGCGGACATACCAGGAGGACCCACTGGCTTTTACCACCAAGGGATCTAAGCAAGATATAATTTGCCTCCAATCTACTGTCTCTTCTGAGCAGTCCAGAATCACAAATCAATGCCTAGAGTGGACCAAAGAAAACATGCTAACTTACCcacaaccaaaaataaaaaccacagggTTGCTGTCACATTAGgaaatgtgaattttttaaaaagtcatttgtaTGTAAAACTGATGCACACTGTCTTCTAATATGAAATATGAGACTCAAATAAGACACACTGAACTATAATCCTATAGCTGTCCTTGGGAATAAAAAAAAGAGCTCAATATTAAAAGCAAACACTAAGCCTCAAGAGAGGATCTAGGTTAAAATTAATGGAATAAATTTATCCCAAAAGGAGATTAAAGTTCGAAGTAACAGAATAAAGGGAAGAACTGGTGGACATGAAACCAAATAAAAGGTTATACAAGAGAATGATTAAGAAATTCTACCTTATTTGTTGTATAGCTATCCCAAATAATTAATTTTCCATCTTGGGAAGCACTGACTAGTAGCCTAGAggaacaaacacaaaaataatttgACACTCAGTGGAAAAAAGTAGTTTAAATTAGTTATGCATTGCATTCATGTAGAACAgttcagaaaagacaaaaataacttCTCTAATTAAAAACCTGATACCAGGGAATATTCtcccaactttaaaaaaatgtattctgcATGCCAAAAAAATTTCAACATAACATAGAACTTACCAAAATTTAGACATTTTACTAAAAATGTCTCTGGTTATGATTCAACATTTTCATGGTGAAAACATTCTAGTTCTTATTCAAGATTCTGGAAGATGTTAGCTGACTGGTTTagtatttattgatttaaatataaTGACAATAGAGTATGTACATATAGGTGTAACCACCATATTTCATTCAATTTACAAATATCAACTGGGAGCCTGTGAACGTAAGGCAGTGTTAGGGATACAACACCAGCTATTCCTCCTGCCCTCGTGGCCGCCACCTCTGGTGGAGACAAGACACTTAAACACGTATCTATAGTAAACCAGGCAAGTGAAAACTGGCAGAAGAGTGGTATAAAACAAAGGCCActggaaaataaacaaaggacaaataaccACTAATTGAGTTAATCAAGTAGTCTCACAAAGGAAAATGCATCTTGAAAAATGGAATTTTGAAAgctaaagatagaaaaaaaaaaagtctgtattctACGAGGAGGTTAAGTATGTTCCATGGCAAGGATGCAAAAAAAATGGGAGGTGTTTCAGGAATTGTGAATTTCCCAGTTATATAGCGTTTGTAAGAAATAAGATAAATGGTTTAGAAAAGTAGACTGGGCTTAAACGGCGAAAGCTTTGTTCGCGAGGCTAAACATGAACTCTTGACTAAGTAATCATTAGtcactaaattttttgttctgtttcagaattttatttttcactatggCATAAAATTCAAAAGATGCAAAAGGAGATACAGTGAAAAGAATCACATTCCTGTCCCTGTCGCCCAGCCACCCAGGTCCCTTCACTACAGGCAAAGAACATGGTTATGTAGTGATTACTGTAAGTTTTATAAAAGCGAAGATCTAACTGTAAGCTGTTGGATTGAACCTAaagtaaattctttaaaaatcaacAGGCATCATCAGCACTGAGTTGAGAAGAACGATAAATAATAAGTGGATAATCAGAATGGGTAGGAAGCCAAGGTGAGACAGGTTCTTTGTTGATACTTCTGTCTTTCTATGAAGATTAATGGTCTTGAGAAAATTTTAAGGAAAGTAAGCAACATTATCATTGTTTCAAGTGATTGTGTTTTGAGTTAAACATTTGCTGTATCAATGGGCAGATTATTTTTTATCGTAAACTTCttcaagaaaaggaataaaacactTGGCCTAGCTTTATGTCAGTTGTCAATCATGTAATTTTACTTGTTCCCTCCCAAGAGGCACCAGTTCTATATGACTGTACTCAAATATCCGTCTACTTCGAGATGTGTCAAGTATTAGCAACACGCAGTGACCTTTTTAGGTTCtcctggaagaagaggaaaaatgagCAACTTCTATTAAATAATGTCTTAGTTAAGCCTGTTTCTCAGTTAGATGAACCAAATTAAAGGAACAAGTCAACCATTCTGGCAGCAAGTGCCCTGCCATTGCCAAAAACTCTGGAAAAAGCATAGACCACACTGTAACCCCAGGAACAAAGTGAATCGTCATGACTAAATATTCAATTGCAAGCCAGAGGgcagctgagtgtgtgtgcacatgtgtgcacccACATGCTTGAAACACACACACTTGTTTGTTGGGGTTAGGGGAATAAAAGATGtattcaatgaaaataaatgtcgTTACTTTATGTAATTCCATCCTTTGTGAATTTAGGTAATAAATAATTATAGCAATATCTGGTAAATTGTACATAGCAATACTGAACGAGTATTTCCTTATTAACTGAAATTTCAAGGGTGATATACTATAAAACTGCCTTGGcatgttaaaaaacaaagtatAATACCCCActgcaaagaaaagaaagcctAAACATTTTTCCTGGTTCATTTTATAAAGGATATTTTTGAAAGGtaaatttattttccatattaaaagtttttaaacttttaaagtgtCAATGAATATTTTAGTAAAAGTGCTGTTAGCATTAGATTTATGTTCTGCAAACACTTCATAGATAAAAGTTGTttctaaacaaagaaaaagcaagagatgactctaaacaaaaataattctgtGGACAGTTTGAAAATGGCAGGTACAAACCTTGAATCATATCCCCAGTGCATAGCATAGATTTTAGCTAGGTGACCCCTCAGTGTGCGTCTTGTTCGCATCTGTATTCGACCCACGGAATCCATATTCGCTGTGATCTTTAGGAAGTGATGAGAACATTATTCTTTACCTTAGACATAGCtcagaaaataaagcagaaacagtaacAGGCAAAAAAAGcagacataaaacaaattcatagTGATTTAAGGTAATTTAATATAAGTAATTCCATAGAGTCATTATAGGATCATATATTGTtcaagaaaaagtatgatttatttGTACATCTTCCAGTGGGAATATCTTCTGTAGACTATTAACTAAAAAGAATAGACATACTTCCcaacttcagtaaaaaaaagccAGCcacaaataaaaatctaattagtAGATGCTCAAACAATAaaacatttctgattttaattaaaGAAAGGCAATTTTATGTTTGAACAGCATGTAAAATATTTCCTTAATAAAAGTGATCAATATTAATTAAACTAATGAAATCTTCCTAATagtttatataagaaaaaaaaaggattaaccAGGTAGTATCAAAAAGAATCAGAAGTTACctaaaaagaaacatgaagtatATGAATCTGTgtatttttatagtatttattttttcacagacTTCTGTTTTAACACATATGCTTTAAAAAGCACTTGTACAGCATCTGAAAAATTAGTGTTTAATTTAAATagagatttcatttttctttcaattaaatACTAATAAAAAGAATCTGAATGTCATTTGCATCAGTGTCAAGCTGTTTCGTGTGAATTACTAAAATGAactaaggaaaacaaaactttacCTGAACGAGTGTTGCATCATTACATGCCTTCCTAGCATCCTGAAGTAAAGAAAGATGGTGACACATTTAGACATTGAAATCTACAGAtatgatttaaaataatattttcattgaaaatgcagatttgaaatatactttttactgtcccatatcatttttattttaaaaatgtttattgagatagaattcacataacataaaattaaccactttAATCATTTTGTGGTGTGTGGTTGGGTTGGTTAGCATATTCACAacgttgtgcagccatcaccactatctaattccagaacacttccatcactccaaaaaaaagaaaccctgtacctccTAATTCCCTCTTCATCTGTGGGGGATGGCTAATTTACTTTCTAATGGATTTGCCCATTCTGGACATCACATACAAATGTGATGCTAAACACTCATGTGGAATATCTTTACATGTGCTTAtcagccatttgtatatcttctttggagaaatgtttatgcaaattctttgcccatttttaaattggttatTTGATTATTGCTGAGCTGTATTGGGAGTTATCTACTCCAGATACTAGACCTTTATCAGATGTATAATTTGCAAGTATTTccttccattctgtaggctgacttttcattttcttcacagtGTCCTTTGACATACAAGTGTTTATAATTTTGATAAAgaccaatttatctatttttacttctgttgcttgtgcttttagtgtcataaTTAAACTGCTGCCCAtttcaaggtcacaaagattaaCAACTAGGTTTACGTCTAAGGTTTACACTTTCAGCCGTTGTATTTAGGTACCATtgtgaggtaatttttatctacGGTATGAGGCAGGaattcattattttgcatgtggatatccagctgTCGCAGCAAcaattgttgaaaagactattctctCCCTATTGAATAGTCTTGCTACCCTTAATAAAAAGTCAATCAGCCATAGACACAGCTTTATTtatgaactctcaatttattccattgtaaaatgatttttaattgtaTCCCTGGAGTAAAACAAACTAGACTGATTTAATAAGCCCATCGTATTCAGAGTTATAGTTGTTACTAAGCTTCTGGGCAAAAAGCAAGTGTTCTGAGTCTCCTGCTTGTTCTGGCAACTACAAGTTGAGGTGATAGGAAGGATATTTACCATATAATCCAAgtcttttcagaaatatttttaaaaatataatacttgAAAACTGGaagctaaatttaaaagaatgaaattagaacattctctaacaccatatacaaaaataaactcaaaatggattaaagacctaaatgtaaaaccagaaaccataagaagaaaacataggcagaacactctttgacataaatagtagcaatattttttttatctGCCTCCTAAAGCAacggaaataaaagcaaaaataaacaaatgggatctaaataaacttaaaagctttgcacagcaaaggaaaccatcaacaaaataaaaagacaaactactGAACGGGagggaatatttgcaaatggtatgaCCGAtgaaggggttaatatccaaaatatataagcagctcatacaagtcaacatcaaaaaacaaacaacccaactaaaagacctgaatagacatttttccaaagaagacatacagatggccaacaggcacaactaaagatgctcaatatccttaatctccagagaaatgaaaattaaaaccacaatgagatgtcacctcacacctgtcagaatagttatcatcaaaaagatcacaaataacaaatgttggcaaggatgtggagaaaagggaacccttgtgcactgttggtgggaatttaaactgttgtagccactatggaaaacagtacagaggtttctcaaaaacaaacaaacaaaacctaaaaatagacccagcaattctactcctgggtatttgaaaaaaaaaaaaaaaaaaccactaattcgaaaagatacatgcacctcaatgctcatagcactattattatttttttaatttaaaatttttttttgtttttttggggggaggaaataattaggtttatttatttaatttatttcttagtggaggtactgggggtttaactcaggacctcgtgcatgctaagcagacactcaaccactgagctatatcctccccaccccatagcagcattatttataactgccaagatatggaagcaacctatgtgttgatcaacagatggatggataaaagaagacagacacacacacacacacacacacacacacacacacacaatggactactactcagccataaaaaagaatgaaaattttgccatttgcaacaacatggatggacttggatgcTACGTATTAtgtaaagtgaaataagtcaggcagagaaatagaaatactgtatgatattacttacatgtggaatctaaaaaataaaacaaactggtGAATACaacgaaaaagaaaaagacttacagatatagagaacaaactagtggtta
This portion of the Vicugna pacos chromosome 1, VicPac4, whole genome shotgun sequence genome encodes:
- the GNB4 gene encoding guanine nucleotide-binding protein subunit beta-4, with the protein product MSELEQLRQEAEQLRNQIQDARKACNDATLVQITANMDSVGRIQMRTRRTLRGHLAKIYAMHWGYDSRLLVSASQDGKLIIWDSYTTNKMHAIPLRSSWVMTCAYAPSGNYVACGGLDNICSIYNLKTREGNVRVSRELPGHTGYLSCCRFLDDSQIVTSSGDTTCALWDIETAQQTTIFTGHSGDVMSLSLSPDMRTFVSGACDASSKLWDIRDGMCRQSFTGHVSDINAVSFFPNGYAFATGSDDATCRLFDLRADQELLLYSHDNIICGITSVAFSKSGRLLLAGYDDFNCNVWDTLKGDRAGVLAGHDNRVSCLGVTDDGMAVATGSWDSFLRIWN